From Phenylobacterium montanum, the proteins below share one genomic window:
- a CDS encoding ABC transporter ATP-binding protein: protein MTARGELAGASVRVAGRSVLEAASLHIEPGEMVGVVGPNGAGKTTLLRALLGLAPLAAGQALLGGRPVSGLSDAERAALAAYMPQERRVAWSLPAWRIAALGAVDRPAGLARAAALEGLARVGLAELCERGVLDMSGGERARVLLARLLITRAPLLVADEPTAGLDPDAQFLALEQLRLEARAGRSVLVTLHDLTLAARTCDRLVVLAEHHVLADAAPSEALSPEILARAFQLEGALVDTPAGPTLAARRLHPGRS, encoded by the coding sequence ATGACGGCGCGGGGCGAACTTGCAGGCGCCTCGGTGCGCGTCGCCGGCCGCAGCGTGCTGGAGGCCGCCAGCCTGCACATCGAGCCCGGCGAGATGGTCGGGGTGGTCGGCCCCAACGGCGCCGGCAAGACCACGCTGCTGCGCGCGCTCCTGGGTCTCGCGCCGCTCGCCGCCGGCCAGGCCCTGCTCGGCGGCCGGCCGGTCTCGGGCCTCTCGGACGCCGAACGCGCGGCCCTGGCCGCCTACATGCCCCAAGAGCGGCGGGTGGCCTGGAGCCTGCCGGCCTGGCGCATCGCCGCCCTGGGCGCCGTCGACCGGCCTGCCGGCCTGGCCCGCGCCGCGGCGCTGGAAGGCCTCGCCCGGGTCGGGCTCGCCGAGCTTTGCGAGCGCGGCGTGCTCGACATGTCCGGCGGCGAGCGGGCGCGGGTGCTCTTGGCGCGGCTGCTGATCACGCGCGCGCCCCTGCTGGTGGCCGACGAGCCCACCGCAGGCCTCGATCCCGACGCTCAGTTCCTGGCCCTGGAGCAGCTGCGCCTGGAGGCGAGGGCGGGGCGCTCGGTGCTGGTCACTCTGCACGACCTGACCCTGGCGGCCCGGACCTGCGACCGCCTGGTGGTGCTCGCCGAACACCACGTCCTGGCCGACGCTGCGCCGTCAGAGGCCCTGTCGCCGGAAATTCTCGCCCGCGCCTTCCAGCTTGAAGGGGCTCTGGTCGATACGCCCGCCGGCCCGACCCTCGCCGCTCGCCGGCTGCATCCTGGCCGATCCTAA
- a CDS encoding FecCD family ABC transporter permease: protein MRPTRQTVLLALGLLVVAGLAVTLGETALSAAQYRDALTRPGSPAAEILWSLRAPRVCVAALVGAALGLSGAVMQGLLRNPLAEPGVLGVSAGGGLGAATAIAFGLSALPGAVQFAALGGALAAGGLVVLAAARFREPETLILMGVALSAFGGALTALVFNFSPSPVTTAEVMAWLMGSVANRDWSDALWAAPAMLAGLGLCLYARPGLLMMTLGEETAALSGLPMARLRAAAVAGAALLTGAAVAISGVIGFVGLAAPHLVRGGARNDPAAILAPSALAGAMLLVGADLVARILPTEVELRLGVVTALFGAPLFAAIAWRAARSWRG from the coding sequence ATGAGGCCGACCCGCCAGACCGTCCTGCTCGCCCTCGGTCTGCTGGTGGTGGCCGGCTTGGCGGTCACCCTGGGCGAAACCGCGCTCAGCGCCGCCCAGTATCGTGACGCCCTGACCCGTCCCGGCTCGCCCGCGGCCGAGATTCTTTGGAGTCTGCGCGCGCCGCGGGTCTGTGTCGCCGCCCTGGTCGGCGCCGCGCTCGGCCTCTCGGGCGCAGTGATGCAGGGCCTGCTCCGCAACCCCCTGGCCGAGCCCGGCGTGCTCGGCGTCTCCGCTGGCGGCGGGCTCGGCGCGGCCACGGCCATCGCCTTCGGCCTCTCGGCCCTGCCGGGCGCGGTGCAGTTCGCAGCGCTGGGCGGGGCCCTGGCGGCGGGGGGGCTGGTGGTGCTGGCCGCGGCGCGCTTCCGCGAGCCCGAGACCCTGATCCTGATGGGCGTGGCGCTCTCGGCCTTCGGCGGCGCCCTGACCGCGCTGGTGTTCAACTTCTCGCCTTCGCCGGTGACCACGGCCGAGGTGATGGCCTGGCTGATGGGCTCGGTGGCCAATCGCGACTGGTCCGACGCCCTGTGGGCCGCGCCGGCCATGCTGGCGGGCCTCGGCCTTTGCCTCTACGCCCGGCCCGGCCTTCTGATGATGACCCTCGGCGAGGAGACCGCGGCCCTGTCCGGCCTGCCCATGGCGCGCTTAAGAGCCGCAGCCGTCGCCGGCGCAGCGCTGCTGACCGGAGCGGCGGTGGCGATCTCGGGCGTGATCGGCTTTGTCGGCCTCGCCGCGCCGCACCTGGTCCGCGGCGGCGCGCGCAACGACCCGGCCGCGATCCTGGCGCCCTCCGCCCTGGCCGGAGCCATGCTGTTGGTCGGCGCGGACTTGGTGGCCCGAATCCTGCCGACCGAGGTTGAGCTTAGGCTGGGCGTCGTCACGGCCCTGTTCGGCGCCCCCCTGTTCGCCGCCATCGCCTGGCGCGCGGCGCGGAGCTGGCGCGGATGA
- a CDS encoding ABC transporter substrate-binding protein yields MTPRVFSLDQCADQYVIALAPRSSIVGVSPRVGDADSYLRARAAGLPRRRATAESVLAALPDLVVRYWGGDARLDAVLAKRRVKVVRIEEAEGFDGVRANLRRVATALGQAPRGEALIARLDAQLKAGRGTWGGRSGFYLTPGGFTAGKGTLIDAMLAGAGLTGAAAPGYAAAPTEKLVLNPPDRMVLGFFDGPAARSAAWGPGRQSVLRKLAAGRTAASLPGSILGCPAWFIGDGVEALAQRAPR; encoded by the coding sequence TTGACGCCGCGTGTATTTTCGCTCGACCAGTGCGCCGATCAGTATGTGATCGCGCTTGCGCCGCGCAGCTCGATCGTCGGCGTCTCGCCGCGCGTCGGGGACGCGGATTCTTATCTCAGGGCCCGGGCCGCCGGTTTGCCGCGGCGTCGCGCGACGGCCGAGTCCGTCCTGGCGGCCCTGCCCGATCTCGTCGTGCGCTACTGGGGCGGCGACGCCCGGCTGGACGCGGTCCTGGCCAAGCGTCGGGTCAAGGTCGTACGCATCGAGGAGGCGGAGGGCTTCGACGGCGTACGCGCCAACCTCCGGCGCGTGGCGACGGCGCTGGGCCAGGCGCCGCGGGGCGAGGCTCTGATCGCGCGCCTGGACGCCCAGCTGAAGGCGGGGCGGGGGACCTGGGGCGGCCGCAGCGGCTTCTACCTCACCCCTGGCGGCTTCACCGCCGGCAAGGGAACCCTGATCGACGCCATGCTCGCCGGCGCGGGCCTGACGGGCGCCGCCGCCCCCGGCTATGCCGCGGCGCCCACGGAAAAGCTGGTGCTGAACCCGCCCGACCGCATGGTGCTGGGCTTCTTCGACGGACCTGCTGCGCGCTCCGCCGCCTGGGGGCCGGGCCGGCAGAGCGTGCTGCGCAAGCTCGCCGCCGGCCGCACCGCCGCCAGCCTGCCGGGCAGCATTCTCGGCTGCCCCGCCTGGTTCATCGGCGACGGGGTCGAAGCCCTGGCGCAGCGGGCGCCGCGATGA
- a CDS encoding TetR/AcrR family transcriptional regulator: MTLTAVQPVKSARKAKGDGHLRRAEILRAAETIFVRDGYQGATIRKIADEVGVSSTALYMHFRDKDEILLEIAETMVGQLLASNTEIAGRPLDAVTKVRLMLAAYMRFGLENPNAYRLVYLAKSDEEGGPQNERLTDISARCYEAFHGAVAEIEADGRLGVGKSDIAAHVLWSACHGLVALRITRTQLAWEDNEVLMSTMLDGIFDGLLTR, encoded by the coding sequence GTGACGCTCACCGCCGTTCAGCCCGTCAAGTCCGCCCGCAAGGCCAAGGGGGACGGCCACCTGCGCCGGGCGGAGATCTTGCGCGCGGCCGAGACCATCTTCGTGCGCGATGGCTATCAGGGCGCGACCATCCGCAAGATCGCCGACGAGGTCGGGGTGTCTTCGACCGCCCTCTACATGCACTTCCGCGACAAGGACGAGATCCTTCTCGAGATCGCCGAGACCATGGTCGGCCAGCTGTTGGCCAGCAACACCGAGATCGCCGGCCGGCCGCTGGACGCGGTGACCAAGGTGCGGCTGATGCTGGCCGCCTACATGCGCTTCGGCCTGGAGAACCCCAACGCCTATCGCCTGGTCTATCTGGCGAAGTCGGACGAGGAGGGCGGCCCGCAGAACGAGCGGCTGACCGACATCTCGGCGCGCTGCTACGAGGCCTTCCACGGCGCCGTGGCCGAAATCGAGGCGGACGGTCGGCTCGGGGTCGGCAAGAGCGACATCGCCGCCCACGTGCTCTGGAGCGCCTGCCACGGCCTGGTGGCCCTGCGCATCACCCGCACGCAGCTGGCCTGGGAGGACAACGAGGTCCTGATGTCGACGATGCTGGACGGCATCTTCGACGGCCTCCTGACCCGCTGA
- a CDS encoding class I SAM-dependent methyltransferase: protein MKLADPEIAPAPIVMRTTGWRDYGLVDSGGGRKLERYGPYRVVRPEPQCLWAPRLSQGEWDAADAVFDPADEDEAGRWRFKAQPKDTWPLAWREIRFKGRFTAFRHLAFFPEQAANWEWLDGAVRAGPGKVLNLFGYTGVASLVMAAAGAQVTHVDASKKAIGWARENAELSGLADRPIRWICEDARRYVQREVRRGAQYDGIVLDPPKYGRGPGGEVWRLFEDLPGLLADCVQLLSPDASFLLLNGYAERISGLSLAGLTAEAMAGRGGRIDWGELALMEEVRNPSQAARGVGLSFFARWSREP, encoded by the coding sequence ATGAAGCTTGCTGATCCCGAAATCGCCCCCGCGCCCATCGTGATGCGCACCACCGGCTGGCGCGACTATGGCCTGGTCGACAGCGGTGGCGGGCGCAAACTGGAACGCTACGGCCCCTACAGGGTGGTGCGGCCGGAACCCCAATGCCTGTGGGCGCCGCGGCTCAGCCAAGGTGAATGGGACGCCGCCGACGCGGTGTTCGACCCGGCCGACGAGGACGAGGCCGGGCGCTGGCGCTTCAAGGCCCAGCCCAAGGACACCTGGCCGCTGGCCTGGCGGGAGATCCGCTTCAAGGGCCGCTTCACCGCCTTCCGCCACCTGGCCTTCTTTCCCGAGCAGGCGGCCAACTGGGAGTGGCTGGACGGCGCGGTCCGGGCGGGGCCGGGCAAGGTGTTGAACCTGTTCGGCTATACCGGCGTCGCCAGCCTGGTGATGGCTGCCGCCGGGGCGCAGGTGACCCATGTGGACGCCTCGAAGAAGGCGATCGGCTGGGCGCGGGAGAACGCCGAACTGTCAGGCCTGGCCGACCGGCCGATCCGCTGGATCTGCGAGGACGCCCGCCGCTATGTACAGCGCGAGGTGCGGCGCGGGGCGCAGTACGACGGCATCGTCCTGGACCCGCCGAAATACGGCCGCGGCCCCGGGGGCGAGGTCTGGCGGCTGTTCGAGGACCTGCCGGGCCTCCTGGCCGACTGCGTGCAGCTGCTCTCGCCGGATGCGTCCTTCCTCTTGCTGAACGGCTATGCCGAACGGATCTCCGGCCTGTCCCTGGCTGGGCTCACGGCCGAGGCCATGGCCGGACGTGGCGGGCGGATCGACTGGGGCGAATTGGCCCTGATGGAGGAGGTCCGCAATCCCTCCCAGGCGGCGCGGGGCGTGGGCCTGTCCTTCTTCGCCCGCTGGAGCCGCGAGCCATGA
- a CDS encoding TrmH family RNA methyltransferase, producing MSARQVTSLTNPTVKAVRALHMRKEREESGLFLAEGLKLVGEAVDQGRTPRILLYGPEAAGMPVLRRVAEATEKAGGDVVEVNREILEKVSRRDNPQTVIAVFPQLFHDLMALKPKAARCWVALQAVRDPGNLGTIVRTADAAGCGGVILVGDCCDPYSVEAVRATMGSIFAVPLYKATVAEFLAWRAHWPGSVVGTLLTATIDHRQARYEDPTLILMGNEQAGLPPELAAACDVNVKIPMRGRADSLNLSVATGIMIYAATP from the coding sequence ATGAGCGCGCGCCAAGTCACCTCCCTGACCAACCCCACGGTCAAGGCTGTGCGCGCCCTGCATATGCGCAAGGAGCGCGAGGAATCGGGCCTGTTCCTGGCCGAGGGGCTGAAGCTGGTCGGCGAGGCGGTCGACCAGGGGCGCACACCGCGCATCCTGCTCTATGGCCCGGAGGCGGCCGGCATGCCGGTGCTGCGGCGCGTGGCCGAGGCCACCGAAAAGGCCGGCGGCGACGTGGTCGAGGTCAATCGCGAGATCCTGGAAAAGGTTTCCCGCCGCGATAACCCCCAGACGGTGATCGCGGTGTTTCCGCAGCTGTTCCATGACCTCATGGCGCTGAAGCCGAAGGCGGCGCGGTGCTGGGTGGCGCTGCAGGCGGTGCGCGATCCGGGCAATCTGGGCACCATCGTGCGCACGGCCGACGCCGCGGGCTGCGGCGGGGTGATCCTGGTCGGCGACTGCTGCGATCCCTATTCGGTGGAGGCGGTGCGGGCGACCATGGGCTCGATCTTCGCCGTGCCGCTGTACAAGGCGACCGTTGCCGAGTTCCTGGCCTGGCGCGCGCATTGGCCGGGCTCGGTGGTGGGCACGCTTCTGACCGCCACGATCGACCATCGCCAGGCCCGCTACGAGGACCCGACCCTGATCCTGATGGGCAATGAGCAAGCCGGCCTGCCGCCCGAGCTGGCGGCGGCCTGCGACGTCAACGTCAAGATCCCCATGCGCGGCCGCGCCGACAGCCTGAACCTGTCGGTGGCCACCGGCATCATGATCTACGCGGCGACGCCGTAG
- a CDS encoding APC family permease, which translates to MANVAAPGRGIGRIFLRKSVAQIQAEHEHGELKRSLGALNLVLLGIGCVIGTGIFVLTGRAAAQFAGPGIMISFVITGILCAFVALCYAELASALPVSGSAYSYTYASMGEVVAWVMGLLLLLEYGLAASTVAVGWSGYAVSLLQDVGVHIPPALTAAPGVSVTDAGGHVIGTGVMNLPAALVIGAVTCLLVAGVSESATVNNIVVFIKLTVVIAFIVIGSRFVHPSNWSPLIPAQVPAPPPGTPMDMGHQIFRALGDVITGNSHSRYGVGGVIHAAAVIFFAYLGFEAVSTAGAEARNPSRDMPIGILGALVICTILYILTSGVLVGIVPYASLDNPAPIATAVNQIGMPWFAILVKIGAIAGLSSVMLVLLYGQTRIFYTMSKDGLLPASLATVHKKFKTPWINTIIVGIAAAGASGLLSLDALSDLSNVGSLAAFALVCVTVFYLRVSHPDLERPFRTPLFPWVPILGAVMCAVLLMSLMSTAATRNFFLIYLAGGIVIYFVFGLWNSKLGKGELVMGHEATPMELPHTGE; encoded by the coding sequence ATGGCGAATGTTGCAGCCCCCGGCCGAGGCATCGGGCGCATATTCTTACGAAAATCGGTCGCACAGATTCAGGCCGAACACGAACACGGCGAACTGAAGCGGTCCCTGGGCGCGCTCAATCTGGTTCTTCTCGGCATCGGCTGCGTGATCGGCACCGGTATCTTCGTTCTGACCGGTCGTGCTGCGGCTCAGTTCGCCGGCCCCGGCATCATGATCTCGTTCGTCATCACCGGCATACTCTGCGCCTTCGTCGCGCTCTGCTACGCCGAACTGGCTTCGGCCCTGCCGGTCTCAGGTTCAGCCTATTCCTACACCTACGCCTCGATGGGCGAGGTGGTGGCCTGGGTGATGGGCCTTTTGCTGCTGCTCGAATACGGCCTGGCGGCCTCGACCGTGGCGGTGGGCTGGTCGGGCTACGCCGTCAGCCTCTTGCAGGACGTGGGCGTACACATACCGCCAGCGCTCACAGCGGCCCCCGGGGTTTCTGTGACCGACGCGGGGGGCCATGTGATCGGCACGGGCGTCATGAACCTGCCGGCTGCGCTGGTTATCGGCGCCGTCACCTGCCTGCTCGTAGCGGGCGTGTCGGAATCGGCGACGGTCAACAACATCGTCGTGTTCATCAAGCTGACCGTGGTCATCGCCTTCATCGTCATCGGCTCGCGCTTCGTGCATCCCTCCAACTGGTCGCCGCTGATCCCGGCCCAGGTTCCGGCGCCGCCCCCGGGCACCCCCATGGACATGGGCCACCAGATCTTCCGCGCCCTGGGCGACGTGATCACCGGCAACAGCCATTCGCGCTATGGCGTCGGCGGGGTGATCCACGCCGCCGCCGTGATCTTCTTCGCCTACCTGGGCTTCGAGGCGGTCTCCACCGCCGGGGCCGAGGCGCGCAACCCGTCCCGCGACATGCCGATCGGCATCCTGGGCGCCCTGGTCATCTGCACCATCCTCTACATCCTCACCTCCGGCGTGCTGGTGGGCATCGTGCCCTACGCCTCGCTGGACAATCCCGCCCCGATCGCCACCGCGGTGAACCAGATCGGCATGCCGTGGTTCGCCATCCTGGTGAAGATCGGCGCCATCGCCGGCCTTTCCAGCGTCATGCTGGTGCTGCTCTACGGCCAGACCCGCATCTTCTACACCATGTCCAAGGACGGCCTGCTGCCGGCCTCGCTGGCCACCGTGCACAAGAAGTTCAAGACGCCCTGGATCAACACCATCATCGTCGGCATCGCCGCCGCCGGCGCGTCGGGCCTGCTGTCGCTGGACGCCCTGTCGGATCTCTCAAACGTCGGCTCGCTGGCGGCCTTCGCCCTGGTCTGCGTGACGGTCTTCTACCTTCGCGTCTCGCACCCGGATCTGGAGCGGCCGTTCAGGACTCCGTTGTTCCCCTGGGTGCCGATCCTTGGCGCAGTCATGTGCGCGGTCTTGCTGATGAGCCTGATGTCCACCGCCGCGACCCGGAACTTCTTCCTCATCTATCTGGCCGGCGGCATCGTCATCTACTTCGTCTTCGGCCTGTGGAACTCCAAGCTCGGCAAGGGCGAGCTGGTCATGGGCCACGAGGCGACCCCGATGGAACTGCCTCATACGGGCGAGTAA
- the hrpB gene encoding ATP-dependent helicase HrpB, giving the protein MLPIHDALPALKAALAERSCAVVVAPPGAGKTTVAPLALKDEPWVAGGKLIVLEPRRLAARAAAARMAQSLGEPVGETVGFRVRLESRVSARTRIEVVTEGVFTRMITADPGLDGVAAVLFDEFHERSLDADLGLAFARDSQGLLRPDLRLVVMSATLDGAAVARLLDGAPVIESQGRAYPVETRYLGRDPAARIEDQAERAVRKALAEAEGGVLVFLPGQGEILRTAERLAARFEGSNIDIAPLYGALEPKDQDRAIAPSPPGRRKVVLATAIAETSLTLEGVRVVIDAGLARVPRFDPASGLTRLETVRVSRASADQRRGRAGRTAPGVCYRLWDEPETRSLIAFERPEILETDLSRLALDLARWGARDADELSLLDRPPAAALAEARALLTRLGALDAAGALTAHGRAMGELPLAPRLAHMVMAGAARGAGRRAARIAALLTERGLGGRSADIATRLEGFARDSGPRAKGAAALADRWARLAGGGDSKGEIDDGLLVAEAFPERIAKARGKPGEYQLANGRGVTLDPADSLAREPWLAVAELGAGEARDRILLAARLDETALRVAFADRLVREERLEASPNGRLRAKETLWLGRLAVEERLITDPDPALIRAALLDEVRRRGLEALPWGAASRSLRERAAFVRASGGEAPDFSDEALLADLEAWLGPLLAGRTSLNGLADSDLLEALRGLAPWDVLRRLDAEAPVRWTAPTGTTHAIDYAAEGGPRVDIRVQELFGLNVHPTVGRSVPLTLALLSPAHRPIQLTKDLPGFWRGSWSDVRKDMRGRYPKHVWPEDPAAAAPTLRAKPRAG; this is encoded by the coding sequence ATGCTGCCGATCCACGACGCCCTTCCGGCCCTGAAGGCCGCCCTCGCCGAGCGCAGCTGCGCCGTGGTGGTGGCCCCGCCGGGCGCCGGCAAGACCACGGTCGCGCCCCTGGCCCTGAAGGACGAGCCCTGGGTAGCCGGGGGCAAGCTGATCGTCCTGGAGCCGCGGCGGCTGGCGGCGCGGGCCGCGGCGGCGCGCATGGCCCAGAGCCTGGGCGAGCCTGTCGGCGAGACCGTCGGCTTCCGCGTGCGGCTGGAATCCAGGGTTTCGGCCCGCACCCGGATCGAGGTGGTCACCGAGGGCGTCTTCACCCGCATGATCACCGCCGACCCCGGCCTCGACGGGGTGGCCGCGGTGCTGTTCGACGAATTCCACGAGCGCAGCCTCGACGCCGACCTGGGTCTCGCCTTCGCCCGCGACAGCCAGGGCCTGCTTCGCCCCGATCTGAGGCTGGTGGTCATGTCCGCGACCCTGGACGGCGCGGCGGTGGCGCGGCTTTTGGACGGCGCCCCGGTGATCGAGAGCCAGGGGCGCGCCTATCCGGTCGAGACCCGCTACCTCGGCCGCGATCCCGCGGCCCGGATCGAGGACCAGGCCGAGCGGGCGGTGCGCAAGGCGCTGGCGGAAGCGGAGGGCGGCGTCCTCGTCTTCCTGCCGGGCCAGGGCGAGATCCTGCGCACCGCCGAGCGGCTGGCCGCGCGCTTCGAAGGCTCCAACATCGACATCGCCCCGCTCTACGGCGCCCTCGAGCCCAAGGACCAGGACCGGGCCATCGCTCCGTCGCCCCCAGGCCGGCGCAAGGTGGTGCTCGCCACCGCCATCGCCGAGACCAGCCTGACCCTCGAAGGCGTCCGCGTCGTGATCGACGCCGGCCTGGCCCGTGTCCCCCGCTTCGATCCGGCCAGCGGCCTGACCCGCCTGGAGACCGTGCGCGTCTCCCGCGCCTCGGCCGACCAGCGGCGGGGGCGGGCGGGGCGCACCGCCCCTGGGGTCTGCTACCGCCTGTGGGATGAGCCCGAGACCCGCTCCCTGATCGCTTTCGAGCGGCCAGAGATCCTGGAGACCGACCTCTCGCGCCTGGCCCTGGACCTGGCCCGCTGGGGCGCACGGGACGCCGACGAGCTCAGCCTGCTCGACCGGCCGCCCGCGGCGGCCCTGGCCGAGGCGCGGGCCCTGCTGACCCGCCTGGGCGCCCTGGATGCGGCCGGCGCGCTCACGGCCCACGGGCGAGCCATGGGCGAGCTGCCCTTGGCCCCGCGCCTGGCGCACATGGTCATGGCGGGGGCGGCGAGGGGCGCCGGCCGCCGTGCGGCCCGCATCGCCGCCCTGCTGACCGAGCGCGGCCTCGGCGGCCGCTCGGCCGACATCGCCACGCGCCTGGAAGGCTTTGCGCGCGATTCCGGCCCCCGGGCCAAGGGCGCCGCCGCCCTGGCCGATCGCTGGGCGCGGCTTGCGGGCGGCGGTGATTCCAAAGGCGAAATTGACGACGGCCTGCTGGTGGCCGAGGCCTTTCCCGAGCGGATCGCCAAGGCCCGCGGCAAGCCCGGCGAATACCAGCTCGCCAACGGCCGCGGCGTGACCCTCGATCCCGCCGATTCGCTGGCCCGCGAGCCCTGGCTGGCGGTGGCCGAACTGGGCGCCGGCGAGGCCCGCGACCGAATCCTGCTGGCCGCCCGCCTCGACGAGACGGCGCTGAGGGTCGCGTTCGCCGATCGGCTGGTGCGCGAAGAGCGGCTGGAGGCGTCGCCGAACGGGCGCCTTCGAGCCAAGGAAACCCTGTGGCTGGGCCGGCTCGCGGTCGAGGAGCGCCTGATCACCGACCCGGACCCCGCCCTGATTCGCGCCGCCCTGCTGGACGAGGTCCGCCGGCGTGGGCTCGAGGCCCTGCCCTGGGGCGCCGCCAGTCGCTCCTTGCGCGAGCGCGCCGCCTTCGTGCGGGCCAGCGGGGGCGAGGCGCCCGACTTCTCGGACGAAGCGCTGCTGGCGGACCTCGAGGCCTGGCTAGGGCCTTTGCTGGCGGGCCGCACGTCGCTGAACGGCCTTGCTGATTCGGACCTCCTGGAAGCCCTGCGCGGCCTCGCGCCCTGGGATGTCCTGCGCCGCCTCGACGCGGAGGCTCCGGTGCGCTGGACGGCCCCGACCGGAACCACCCACGCCATTGATTACGCCGCCGAGGGTGGGCCCAGGGTCGACATCCGAGTGCAGGAGCTGTTTGGGCTCAACGTCCATCCCACAGTCGGCCGCAGCGTCCCGCTGACCCTGGCCCTGCTTTCGCCGGCCCACCGCCCGATCCAGCTGACCAAGGACCTGCCGGGCTTCTGGCGCGGCTCGTGGAGCGATGTGCGCAAGGACATGCGGGGGCGCTATCCCAAGCACGTCTGGCCCGAAGACCCCGCCGCCGCGGCGCCGACCTTGAGAGCTAAGCCGAGGGCGGGGTGA
- a CDS encoding MBL fold metallo-hydrolase has protein sequence MSDTQTAPLPIKAVIAPVTPLQQNCTIVWCVKTKKAAVIDPGGEVQRLLHAIDDQGLTLEKIWITHGHLDHAGAASALKAATGVPIEGPHKDDQFWIDQIEASGQRYGMPDARGFTPDRWLDDGDVVTLGETEFEVYHTPGHTPGHIVFFHRQAMFAQVGDVLFQGSIGRTDFPRGDYRQLIESITGKLWPLGDQVRFVPGHGPMSTFGAERRINPFVSDEALEIDRELRG, from the coding sequence ATGAGCGATACCCAGACCGCCCCCCTACCGATCAAGGCCGTGATCGCCCCGGTCACGCCGCTGCAGCAGAACTGCACCATCGTCTGGTGCGTGAAGACGAAGAAGGCGGCGGTGATCGACCCGGGCGGCGAGGTCCAGCGGCTGCTGCACGCCATCGACGACCAGGGCCTGACGCTGGAAAAGATCTGGATCACCCACGGCCACCTGGACCATGCCGGCGCCGCCTCGGCGCTGAAGGCGGCCACCGGGGTTCCGATCGAGGGGCCGCACAAGGACGACCAGTTCTGGATCGACCAGATCGAAGCCAGCGGCCAGCGCTATGGCATGCCCGACGCGCGCGGCTTCACCCCCGACCGCTGGCTGGACGACGGCGACGTGGTCACCCTGGGCGAGACCGAGTTCGAAGTCTATCACACCCCCGGACACACGCCGGGGCACATCGTCTTCTTCCATCGCCAGGCCATGTTCGCCCAGGTCGGCGACGTGCTGTTCCAGGGCTCGATCGGCCGCACCGACTTCCCGCGCGGCGACTATCGCCAGCTGATCGAGTCCATCACCGGCAAATTGTGGCCGCTGGGCGACCAGGTGCGCTTCGTGCCGGGCCATGGACCCATGTCGACCTTTGGCGCGGAGCGGCGGATCAACCCCTTCGTTTCCGACGAAGCCCTTGAAATCGATCGTGAACTGAGGGGCTGA
- a CDS encoding response regulator — MQDAQGRTEQDPLAHVLMVDDDPGIRDAVSDFLRRHGYAVETAADGQEMEAMLSRGSIDLIVLDIMLPGEDGLAICRRMAGGEAPAIIMLSAMGDETDRIIGLELGADDYLPKPCNPRELLARIRAVLRRRQEPRASSDPPLGAGCSFAGWRLDLVRRELRSPQGVIVNLSSGEFTLLQAFIERPQRVLTRDRLLDLARGPDSDAYDRAIDVQISRLRRKLDDGVGGQELIRTVRNEGYVFTARVTRT, encoded by the coding sequence ATGCAAGACGCCCAAGGCCGCACCGAACAGGATCCGCTGGCCCATGTGCTGATGGTCGACGATGATCCCGGGATCCGCGACGCGGTCTCCGATTTCCTGCGGCGGCACGGCTATGCGGTGGAGACCGCGGCCGACGGGCAGGAGATGGAGGCGATGCTGAGCCGCGGCAGCATCGACCTGATCGTGCTCGACATCATGCTCCCCGGCGAGGACGGCCTGGCCATCTGTCGGCGCATGGCGGGCGGAGAGGCGCCGGCCATCATCATGCTGAGCGCCATGGGCGACGAGACCGACCGCATCATCGGCCTGGAGCTGGGCGCCGACGACTATCTGCCCAAGCCCTGCAATCCGCGCGAGTTGCTGGCCCGCATCCGGGCGGTGCTGCGCCGACGGCAGGAGCCGCGGGCGTCGAGCGACCCGCCGCTGGGCGCCGGCTGCAGCTTCGCCGGCTGGCGGCTGGACCTGGTCCGACGCGAGCTGCGTTCGCCCCAGGGGGTGATCGTCAACCTGTCGAGCGGCGAGTTCACCCTGCTGCAGGCGTTCATCGAGCGGCCGCAGCGGGTGCTGACCCGCGACCGCCTGCTGGACCTGGCCCGCGGCCCGGACAGCGACGCCTATGACCGGGCGATCGACGTGCAGATCAGCCGCCTGCGCCGCAAGCTGGATGACGGCGTCGGCGGCCAGGAACTGATCCGCACCGTGCGCAACGAGGGCTATGTGTTTACGGCCCGCGTCACCCGGACATGA